The following coding sequences lie in one Miscanthus floridulus cultivar M001 chromosome 9, ASM1932011v1, whole genome shotgun sequence genomic window:
- the LOC136482716 gene encoding nuclear pore complex protein NUP107-like yields the protein MEVDPSPSPSPRSSRPPPPPLAGTPSYFDPESSGRREEYRRYRKRLSSSNVSPLLGSSLSKSSGPRLLYDGESIPRRPNAGLLLEDIKQEAADYSNIESLDGSRMFSSAKRTSLDGGSASASDTAYSSGRQAVRQTLKPVKLEDDIYVPHEGETSFTMFATLLDSANQGLMPFPDVIQQFERTCRNASESIRSAATGKLRMVDNKLMQQKAQLLLDEAASWSLLWHLYGKEHEELSGELLVPPITSHQEACRFVAADLTAQLCLRIILWLEGLASEALDLEKKVRGHHVGSYLPSSGVWHRTQRYLKRNNNDSTIVKHVDFDAPTREGAQLLPDDKKQDELLLEDIWTLLRAGRLEEACELCRSAGQAWRAATLCPFGGIDMSPSLDALHKNGKYRTLQAIELESGVGRQWRLWKWASYCASEKIAEQDGGHYEMAVYALQCSNLKRVLPICTDWESACWAMARSWLDVQVDLELSQYQTSRPDEKQLDDDMNGAQSSVGPESWPYHVLDQQPRDLTALLQKLHSSDLVHETVSRACREQHRQIQMNLMSGHISHLLDLLWSWLSPAEENHNNTVRPLDDPEMIRFGAHIVLVLRHLFSDEMEDELDEKLVTVGDLIINMYVRYLFSEDQEELVGVYASQLQHDLCINLFVEMMELRLNSSLHTMYKLFLSAVEYLPFSSDDASKACFEEIIERVLSRSRQTKPSKYDEDFSDFAHQHHLQSLQKAMVIQWLCFTPPSSIPDFQMITGKLLIRALMHSNTLFREFSLISMRRVPELPAGPHKLLAILAEPLKQKENLISLEDPEVSDNLLEFEDWHEYYSLDATYRSWLKIEMKNAAVSPEMLSAEEKDQAVAAAKETLDLAFLLLRRDERPWLYAVESSPFESPEVIFLELHASAMLCLPSGECMLPDATSCTALTSALYSTVSEDDVLHRQLKVDVEVSSRDPCCIEVALRCLAAEGDGYGLHEANDGGLLAAIMAAGFKGELSRFQPGVSMAISRLDAWYSDGSGSVESTAAYIIRGLCRRCCLPETILRSMQACIALSAAGDSLDNCDKLIELVGSVESGMMHLFSQQQLQEFLIFQRECFICTMELEEDQLPSDG from the exons AAAGAGGTTGTCTTCTTCAAATGTCTCTCCTCTGCTGGGAAGCTCACTCTCCAAGTCCTCTGGACCAAGGCTGTTATATGATGGAGAAAGCATCCCAAGGCGGCCTAATGCTGGTTTACTCCTTGAGGACATAAAGCAGGAGGCTGCCGATTATTCCAACATAGAAAGCTTAGATGGATCGAGAATGTTCAGTTCAGCGAAAAGGACATCTCTTGATGGCGGTTCTGCTTCTGCATCAGATACAGCTTACAGTTCGGGAAGGCAAGCAGTGAGGCAGACGCTGAAACCAGTCAAACTGGAGGACGACATATATGTGCCACATGAAGGAGAAACGTCTTTTACAATGTTTGCAACTCTCCTTGATTCTGCGAACCAAG GTTTGATGCCCTTCCCAGATGTAATTCAACAATTTGAGAGGACATGTCGAAATGCTTCCGAGTCAATCAG ATCTGCTGCCACTGGAAAGCTTCGGATGGTAGACAATAAACTTATGCAGCAAAAGGCACAACTTTTACTGGACGAAGCTGCTTCCTGGTCACTTCTTTGGCACCTCTATGGCAAAG AACACGAGGAGCTTTCTGGAGAGCTGTTGGTG CCGCCAATTACATCCCATCAGGAGGCTTGCCGCTTTGTTGCAGCAGACCTTACAGCACAACTGTGTCTGCGGATCATACTTTGGCTTGAAGGTCTTGCTTCTGAAGCTCTTGATTTGGAGAAGAAG GTGAGAGGACATCATGTTGGTTCATACCTACCGAGTTCTGGTGTTTGGCACCGTACACAgaggtacctaaaaagaaataATAATGATTCTACTATAGTGAAGCATGTGGATTTTGATGCTCCAACTCGTGAAGGAGCCCAACTTCTTCCTGATGACAAG AAGCAAGATGAATTGCTTCTAGAAGATATATGGACTCTTTTAAGAGCAGGAAGATTAGAAGAGGCATGTGAGTTGTGCCGTTCTGCTGGCCAG GCATGGAGAGCTGCCACTCTTTGTCCTTTTGGTGGCATAGATATGTCCCCTTCCCTGGATGCATTGCACAAGAATGGAAAGTACAGAACACTACAAGCCATTGAATTAGAAAGTGGTGTTGGGCGGCAGTGGCGTCTTTGGAAATGGGCATCGTATTGTGCTTCAGAG AAAATTGCTGAGCAAGATGGAGGCCATTATGAGATGGCTGTATATGCTTTACAGTGCAGTAACTTGAAGCGTGTCTTACCAATCTGTACTGACTGGGAG TCAGCTTGTTGGGCAATGGCAAGATCCTGGCTAGATGTTCAAGTGGATCTAGAATTATCTCAGTACCAAACAAGTAGACCAGATGAAAAGCAGCTTGATGATGACATGAATGGAGCCCAAAGTTCAGTTGGTCCAGAAAGTTGGCCATACCATGTTCTTGATCAGCAACCTCGTGATTTAACTGCTCTTCTGCAGAAACTCCACTCAAG TGACCTTGTTCATGAAACTGTGTCTCGAGCATGCCGGGAGCAGCATCGACAAATTCAG ATGAATCTCATGAGTGGACATATATCTCATCTTCTTGACCTTCTATGGTCATGGTTATCACCTGCTGAAGAGAACCATAATAATACTGTAAG GCCCCTTGATGACCCTGAGATGATACGCTTTGGGGCACATATTGTTCTTGTGCTGAGGCACCTTTTCAGTGATGAAATGGAGGATGAGTTGGATGAAAAACTGGTTACTGTTGGTGATCTCATCATCAACAT GTATGTGAGGTATTTGTTCTCAGAAGATCAAGAGGAGTTGGTTGGAGTATATGCCTCTCAGCTTCAACATGACCTTTGCATTAATTTGTTTGTGGAAATGATGGAACTAAGGTTAAATAGCAG TTTGCATACTATGTACAAGCTCTTCCTTTCTGCTGTGGAATATCTGCCATTCTCATCTGATGATGCATCCAAGGCTTGTTTTGAAGAGATCATTGAAAG GGTGCTTTCAAGATCGCGACAAACAAAACCTAGTAAGTATGATGAGGATTTCTCTGATTTTGCGCATCAACATCACCTGCAATCGCTTCAAAAGGCCATGGTTATTCAGTGGCTTTGCTTCACACCACCATCCTCGATTCCAGACTTTCAAATGATCACTGGGAAGCTTCTGATACGGGCATTGATGCATAG CAATACACTGTTCAGGGAGTTTTCCCTGATATCAATGAGGAGAGTCCCTGAGCTACCAGCAGGGCCACACAAGTTGCTTGCCATTTTAGCTGAACCATTAAAGCAAAAAGAAAATTTAATTTCACTGGAAGATCCGGAGGTATCTGATAACTTACTGGAGTTTGAAGATTGG CATGAATATTACTCCCTGGATGCGACTTACCGCAGTTGGCTTAAAATTGAGATGAAGAATGCCGCTGTTTCTCCTGAGATGCTTTCGGCAGAGGAAAAGGATCAAGCTGTTGCTGCAGCTAAAGAAACACTGGACTTGGCATTCTTGTTACTACGCA GGGATGAAAGACCATGGTTGTATGCTGTTGAGAGCAGTCCATTTGAATCCCCAGAGGTTATTTTCCTTGAGCTGCATGCTTCTGCAATGCTCTGCCTACCTTCTGGCGAATGTATGTTACCAGATGCAACATCATGCACAGCTTTGACAAGTGCACTATATTCAACTGTCAGTGAAGATGATGTGCTGCATCGCCAGTTGAAG GTGGATGTCGAGGTCTCTTCTAGAGATCCATGCTGTATTGAAGTTGCTCTTCGCTGCTTAGCGGCAGAAGGTGATGGATATGGGCTTCATGAAGCCAACGATGGAGGTCTTCTTGCCGCAATCATGGCTGCTGGCTTTAAAG GTGAACTCAGTCGATTCCAACCTGGAGTTTCAATGGCAATTTCAAGGCTTGATGCTTGGTATTCTGATGGGAGTGGTTCCGTGGAGAGCACTGCTGCTTACATAATTCGAGGGCTGTGTCGGAGATGCTGCCTTCCTGAAACAATTCTAAGATCTATGCAG GCATGTATCGCACTCTCAGCAGCTGGTGATTCTCTAGATAACTGTGACAAACTAATTGAGTTAGTTGGTTCAGTGGAGTCTGGAATGATGCATTTGTTCAGCCAGCAGCAGTTGCAG GAATTCTTGATCTTCCAGAGGGAATGTTTCATATGTACAATGGAGCTTGAGGAGGACCAGTTACCTTCTGATGGCTAA